AACGAATGATTGTTTTAAGGTAGAACCGGGTAAAGATGGCAGAGGCGTAAAATACGCCTCTGCCTTTTGCGCTTGTTAAACTTTATGCGAGGAGGTTCTACCATGAGAATGGCATTTGTTGTTGCTCTTTCTTTGCTTATTCTCCCATGTTCAGTATTCTCTCTCGGGGCGAGTGAGTACAATATGCGTATGACCGAGGATGGGAAAATCAAGATAGAAAAGAAAGAATACCCCTCCCTTTTTCCCTCCACTTATCAAGGGGTGGAGAAAGTGGGGTCCGAAATAAAATCCCTCACTGGTTGCGAATGGACTTCAGTTCCTTATCAATCTCCGGACGCGTTATTTTTTCATGCGATGATTTATGATAGTGACAAGCACAGGATGATTATTTTCGGGGGCTGTAATGGAGATGGCTGGTTAACCGAGACCAACGAAGTCTTTGCCTTAGATCTCACAGAAATGAAATGGGAACAGCTTTTCTGCTCGGGCTCAAAACCATTTCCGAGGGACGGCCATTGTATGGTATATGATGCGGTCAATCAGCGAATGATTGTATTTGGAGGAGGTCATTTCGTTGAAATGCTATATTTTCAGGATGTCTGGGCTTTAGATATGAACACCTTGGAATGGGATAGTCTCACTCCATCGGGGAATCCTCCCCAAGGAATGTTGCATCCCAGAGCAATTTATGACCCGGTGAATCAAAGGATGGTTGTTTTTGGGGGATGTGACCAGACAACCTGTTACAACGATGTTTATACTTTGAGTTTAACTCCTGGAGGCGAAACTTGGACAAAGCTTACATTTTCAGATAGTCTTCCTGCACCGAGGTACAGGCACAGCATGGTATATGACCCAATTGAAAGACGGGCTGTAATTTTTGGCGGAAGAAGCGATTCCGGCCGGTTAAACGACCTCTGGTCGCTTGATTTGACTTTGGGAAGCGAAAGCTGGACCAAACTTAGCGCTACCGGCGATATTCCCTGTCCCAGGCGTAATCAGGGCACAGCCTATGATTATATTCATCATAAGATGTTCATCTTTGGAGGAGACAGCGTGGGAAATGAATATCCCGGTGTCGGCGGGGTTAGTCTCAACGATATTTACGCTCTGGATTTGGATTCGCTTAAATGGACCAATGTTACCCCAGCTGATGGTTTGCCAGAAAGGCGCCGGGCGCCGGTAGCCATTTATGATCCAAAGGCCAACAAAATGCTGAACTACGGCGGATGGCTGGGAGACAGTGATAGGTATCTCTTTAATGATTTGTGGGCCTTTGATTGCACTGCCTTGCAATGGCAGAGGCTCTATCCTGCTAATAGTTCTCCTTCGGCCAGGTATGGGCATAATTCTATTTATGATGCAACAAATCATAGAATGGTGGTGTTTGCCGGAACAGACGGGGGATTTGCAGAGGCAGCAAGACATGATGTTTACACTTTGGATCTAAATACTCTATCATGGAACCAGCTTGGTTTCACTGGAACGGAGCCGGCAACGAGAATTCTTCCCGTAGGGGTATATGATAAAACAAACCAAAGAATGGTTATTTTTGGAGGTCCCGGCACCACGGACACTTCTACCTGGTCACTTGATTTAACCAAAGGAAATGAGCAATGGGTAAAACTTTCTCCCACGGGGACACGGCCGTCTACCCCAACTAACCAATGGGGAACATATGACCCGGTAAACGAAAGAATTGTTTCCTATAGCGGTCTAAGCTCGGCTGGCGCAGGCGATACCTGCTGGACATTAGACCTTGCCCCGGACTTTGAAAACTGGCAGAAAATATATACCCCGGTGGATGATGCGCTTGACCGGGGTTGGGTGCCGGTTTATGATTCGCTAAACCACCGCATGATCACGGCAGGGTACAATAGAAATTTGTGGGGGCTGGATTTAACTTTGGGAAGCGAGCAGTGGACGCTGTTAAGAGATTCAATCCCTCAATCCCATTACTATTCCAGCGCTATTTGTGACCCGGTCCATCAGAATATGGTAGTCTTTGGCGGTGATGCTGACGGCCTGGTTACCAACAGAACCTTTGTTTATGCTTTACAGGACAGCTTTCCGGGTTATGAACTGTTACCTTCGGGCGGCCCGCCAAATTCCAGATGGTATCATACCGCAATTTACGACCCCCAAGGTTACAGGATGATAGTATTTGGCGGATACAATCAACAAATAGATGTTACCCCTAAAGGCACTTGGCGTGACACCTGGATATTAACCTTGCCCAATGAAGCCGATACCCTGCCCCCCACTGTAACCCTGCTTTACCCCAACGGCGGGGAAAGCTTTGCCGCCGATAGCTTGGCGCCCATTAGGTGGAGCGCCAACGATGAGACGAAAGTGACCAGGATAGACCTGTTTTTCTCCATAGATGGCGGGCTTAGTTATCCCGACACCATAAGGCTGTGGGCGACTGTGGATACGCCATATGTGTGGAAGGTTCCCAATAAAAGTTCAAAGACCTGCAAAATAAAAGTAATCGCCTATGATAGCGGCTATAACCAGACAGAATACAGAAGTTTGAATTTAGAATGGGACAGAACGCTCCAAACCCGTTTAAACAATTAACAACTATCAATTATCAATTGCCGCAGGCCGGGCAGGTGAGCCTTAAGATTTACAACATTGCGGGACAGGCGGTGCGAACGCTGGTCGATGAAGATAAGAAGGTGGGAAGCTATGAAGTTGTGTGGGATGGCAAGGATGAGAGCGGGCAAGCTGTGGCAACCGGGGTGTATTTGTATCAAATAAAAGCCGGCAAACAGGGCGACATCAAGAAAATGATAATGTTGAAATAAGGCCGACTTATTTGACTAAAGGCTGGAGTAAAACTCCAGCTTTTTTTAACAAATTGCGAAAAACATCGCAAGGGCTACTTAAACAAGTTCCAAAATAAAGTATTTCGGCTGGCCAATCTTGACAAAAAGTGATTTTTATAGTATACTAAGTAGTGTTTTTGATTGCCGTTCAACCATGTAAATCTTTTTCGCACAAAGACACACACAGCACAGAGAGTATTATCCATTGAACTTCATGGCGATACCACCTTGTGATTTCATCACGGCAGCTTACCGTAGCATTTACTTGGTGTTCTTGGCGGCTTGGTGTGATGAAAAGAAATCCTGAACAGTTATATAATTACGGAGAATATCCTATCGGAATCTTAAGGTAAGGAAAACAGAAAAACTGATTTTCTTCCTGCCAGCCGACGATGCCGTTTGAAACATCTGTTCAACGGCTCTTTGTTGTTTTTCTGTTTCCCAAAAACTTTAAACGGTAGGATATTTCTATATCCATGGTAATTTAATGCGTAAATTATTTATTTTAGTTCTATCGCTGTTCCTGCTGGCGCTTCCCGCCTTGGCGGCCAAATACGTCGGAGAGTTTTTGAGTTTTGGCTTGGGCGGCCGGGCCTTAGGGTTGGGCGGCGCTTATGTTTCCCTGGCCGACGACGGGTTCGCTTCATACTGGAACCCTGCGGCCACCGCCCTCTCCAGCCATCAGCTTATTTTCAACCATTCTTCCAATTTTGAAGGTCTTTTGACCTACGATGCCCTGGGCTACAGCCGCCCGGTCAGTAACGGCGGGCTGGGGCTGGTCTTCGTCCGGCTGTCCATAAAAGGGATCCCCTATACCAACGAGGCCCTGGTGGACCTCAACGGCAACGGGCTGATGGATCCTGGGGAACGGCTGAACTATGGTCTGATCACCGATATCCAGGACGCCGAATCGGCCCTGTTCCTGAACTACAGCCGAATATACCGCAAGGATATTTTCTGGGGCGCCAACCTAAAGTTAGTTAATAAGTCGGTAGGCTCAAACAGCGCCTGGGGCCTTGGACTGGATGCCGGCGTTATAACCTTGCTGCCCCACGATCTTCGGCTGGGCCTCAATCTGCAGGATATTACCACCACCTACCTGGCCTGGGATACCGGAGAAAAGGAGATCATCTCCCCGGCCGCCCGGCTGGGGTTCTCCTGGAACCCGGATTTTGCCGGCAACCAGGCCCTGACCATCTCGGCCGGGTTTGACATCGGGTTTGAAGGACGGCGGATCGCCTCGCAGTACTATCTGGGAAATTTAAGCGCCGATTCCCACTACGGCCTGGAATATGTTTTAAAACAACGGCTGGCCCTGCGGCTGGGTTCCGACCTGGGTCGTCTGGCGGCCGGGACCGGCCTGAAGTTGGGACGTTTTAACTTTGATTACGCCTATCTGGGAAGCCAGGACCTGGGCAACAGTGCCAGGCTTTCGGCCTCATTAAGCTTTTGATCT
The sequence above is drawn from the candidate division TA06 bacterium genome and encodes:
- a CDS encoding T9SS type A sorting domain-containing protein, which gives rise to MGQNAPNPFKQLTTINYQLPQAGQVSLKIYNIAGQAVRTLVDEDKKVGSYEVVWDGKDESGQAVATGVYLYQIKAGKQGDIKKMIMLK